A section of the Mangifera indica cultivar Alphonso chromosome 12, CATAS_Mindica_2.1, whole genome shotgun sequence genome encodes:
- the LOC123193560 gene encoding BTB/POZ domain-containing protein At5g03250-like, whose translation MACMKLGSKSEVFHLDGQTWICSSGLPSDVIVEVCEWSFHLHKFPLLSRSGVLNNLIAEFSAEAEKNCILQLHDMPGGAKAFLLVAKFCYGVKIDLTASNVVSVKCAAEYLQMTEDCGEGNLIMQTENFLNEVFGNWTDSLTALEKCEEVLPQAEELHIVSRCINSLAMKACADPSLFNWPLSGQADEQSPGGTKLWNGIRIPAKQQTGTEDWWYEDVSFLRLPLYKRLIMAVAMNGIRPESIAGSLIHYANRHLPLLGKQSSFRNGNHVAPGSTISSPSETDQRSLLEEIVQLLPDQKNVTPTKFLLRLLRTSIILHASPKCRGNLEKRIGAQMDQASLDDLLIPSMVYSVETLYDIDCVQRILDNFMLLNQDTIDSNCIVDEGQLIRGAHSLTPMAMVANLIDGYLAEVAPDVNLKLPKFQSLAAVIPDYARPLDDGIYRAIDIYLKAHPWLTDSEREQICRLMNCQKLSLEASTHAAQNERLPLRVIVQVLFFEQLRLRTSIAGWFFVSDNIENSQNATGNLALARNDAHLQARNDQGQIVAMDDMTDRVSELEKECLNMKQEINKLVKTKGSWNIFRKRFHFRLKSKSDEPKPAKPCKSKDSPTTTARLTNGENDNNDNRGDENLKP comes from the exons ATGGCGTGCATGAAGCTGGGATCTAAATCTGAAGTGTTTCACCTTGATGGCCAAACCTG GATATGCTCATCTGGGCTTCCAAGCGATGTCATTGTTGAAGTTTGTGAGTGGTCCTTCCATCTCCACAAG TTTCCACTGCTATCTCGAAGTGGAGTATTGAACAATCTGATTGCAGAATTTTCTGCTGAGGCTGAAAAAAACTGTATTTTACAACTTCATGACATGCCTGGCGGAGCCAAAGCCTTTTTGCTTGTAGCCAAATTCTGTTATGGTGTAAAAATAGACCTCACTGCATCAAATGTAGTCAGTGTAAAATGTGCTGCTGAATATCTTCAAATGACTGAGGATTGTGGAGAAGGCAATTTGATTATGCAAACAGAAAATTTTCTCAATGAAGTCTTTGGTAACTGGACAGACTCACTTACAGCCCTTGAAAAGTGTGAAGAGGTTCTACCTCAGGCTGAAGAGCTTCATATTGTTTCAAGATGCATCAACTCCTTGGCAATGAAGGCTTGTGCTGATCCGAGTTTGTTTAATTGGCCTCTATCAGGGCAGGCTGATGAGCAGAGCCCAGGCGGCACGAAGCTATGGAATGGGATTAGAATACCAGCCAAGCAGCAAACTGGAACTGAGGATTGGTGGTATGAAGATGTTTCCTTCCTTAGACTACCACTATATAAAAGGCTGATTATGGCTGTTGCAATGAACGGCATAAGGCCAGAGAGTATTGCTGGGTCTCTTATCCACTATGCAAACCGGCATCTTCCATTGCTGGGTAAACAATCAAGTTTCCGAAATGGGAACCATGTTGCCCCTGGATCAACTATTTCTAGCCCATCTGAAACTGATCAAAGGAGTCTCTTGGAAGAAATAGTGCAGTTACTTCCTGATCAAAAGAATGTCACACCAACCAAGTTTCTGCTTAGGCTTCTACGCACGTCAATAATCTTACATGCTAGCCCAAAATGTCGAGGGAATTTAGAGAAACGCATCGGAGCCCAGATGGATCAAGCATCTCTTGATGATCTTCTGATACCCAGTATGGTCTACTCAGTGGAGACCCTCTATGATATCGATTGTGTTCAGCGGATTCTTGACAACTTCATGCTGCTCAATCAGGATACAATCGATTCAAACTGTATAGTTGATGAAGGGCAATTGATTAGAGGTGCCCATTCACTGACTCCCATGGCAATGGTGGCTAATCTGATTGATGGATACCTTGCTGAGGTAGCCCCTGATGTAAACTTGAAATTACCGAAATTTCAGTCACTTGCAGCTGTTATTCCTGATTATGCCAGGCCATTAGACGATGGAATCTACCGTGCAATCGATATATATCTCAAG GCGCATCCCTGGCTTACAGATTCTGAGAGGGAACAAATTTGCCGGCTCATGAACTGCCAGAAACTTTCCCTGGAAGCAAGCACACATGCAGCGCAAAACGAGAGGCTACCTCTTCGAGTTATCGTCCAAGTTCTGTTTTTCGAACAACTTCGTCTCCGTACCTCTATAGCTGGTTGGTTCTTCGTATCTGATAACATCGAAAACTCGCAAAATGCAACTGGGAATCTTGCACTCGCCAGAAATGATGCTCATCTCCAAGCAAGAAATGATCAAGGTCAAATTGTTGCAATGGATGACATGACAGATCGCGTTTCCGAGCTGGAGAAAGAGTGCTTAAACATGAAACAAGAGATCAACAAGCTGGTGAAGACAAAAGGGAGCTGGAACATTTTCCGGAAAAGGTTCCATTTCAGATTAAAATCAAAATCCGATGAACCAAAACCAGCAAAACCCTGCAAGTCCAAGGATTCCCCCACAACAACAGCTCGACTCACGAATGGAGAAAATGACAATAATGATAATCGGGGAGATGAAAATCTGAAGCCTTAG